From a region of the Meiothermus cerbereus DSM 11376 genome:
- a CDS encoding ABC transporter ATP-binding protein produces the protein MSALLEVENLETFYSQSQVLFGVNLRVEEGQVATLLGRNGMGKTTTVRSILGLTPARKGRIRLAGRFIEALAPEQIAALGVAIVPEGRQIFPNLTVEENLVAFAANRNQSPNPWTLARVWELFPRLEERRNNLGSQLSGGEQQMLAIGRALMTNPRLLILDEATEGLAPLLREEIWRVLRLLKESGQTILVIDKYLERLLALADQHTILEKGRVVWQGDSTSLKARPEVWKQYLSV, from the coding sequence GTGAGCGCTTTGCTCGAGGTAGAAAACCTGGAAACCTTCTACAGTCAGAGCCAGGTGTTGTTCGGGGTGAACCTACGGGTGGAGGAAGGCCAGGTGGCCACCCTGCTGGGCCGCAACGGCATGGGCAAAACCACCACCGTGCGATCCATCCTGGGCCTGACCCCCGCCCGTAAGGGACGGATTCGCTTAGCCGGGCGGTTCATCGAAGCCCTGGCCCCCGAGCAGATCGCGGCCCTGGGCGTTGCTATAGTTCCCGAGGGGCGACAGATTTTTCCCAACCTTACGGTGGAGGAGAACCTGGTCGCCTTCGCAGCCAACCGCAACCAAAGCCCAAACCCCTGGACGCTTGCACGGGTCTGGGAACTCTTCCCACGCCTAGAGGAACGTCGCAACAACCTGGGTTCCCAGCTCTCCGGGGGCGAGCAGCAGATGCTGGCCATTGGTCGGGCCCTAATGACCAACCCCCGGCTTTTGATTCTGGACGAGGCCACTGAGGGCCTGGCCCCATTGTTGCGGGAGGAGATCTGGCGGGTCTTGCGCCTACTCAAGGAAAGCGGCCAGACCATCCTGGTGATTGACAAGTACCTCGAGCGCCTCCTGGCCCTGGCCGACCAGCACACCATCCTGGAGAAAGGCCGGGTGGTCTGGCAGGGCGACTCCACCAGCCTGAAGGCCCGGCCCGAGGTTTGGAAACAGTACCTGAGCGTATGA
- a CDS encoding branched-chain amino acid ABC transporter permease: MPPTLFAEQVLNGFQFGLMLFLLAAGLTLVLGIMDTINLAHGSLYMIGAYLTATLVGATGNFWLAVPLAVLGTALVGMLLELSVLRQLYRRDHLSQVLATFALILIINEVVRMIWGSQPLLLSAPEALSGPVEILPGLYYPAFRLVIIGVGLLVALLLFWLVNRTKVGMWLRAGASNREMAQAMGVPIKPLFTLLFGVGAGLSAIAGAFLGPILAVQIGMGESILILAFVVIVIGGIGSIKGALVGALLVGLMDTAGRAFLPLLLSQVASPEVASNLGPALASILIYLLMAVVLFLKPQGLFPVRT; the protein is encoded by the coding sequence ATGCCACCAACCCTATTCGCAGAACAGGTTCTAAACGGTTTCCAGTTTGGCCTGATGCTCTTTTTGCTAGCAGCCGGCCTGACCCTGGTGTTGGGCATCATGGACACCATCAACCTGGCCCACGGCTCGCTGTATATGATCGGGGCCTACCTGACCGCTACTTTGGTCGGGGCCACCGGCAACTTCTGGCTGGCCGTGCCACTGGCCGTGCTGGGCACTGCCTTGGTCGGGATGCTGCTCGAGCTCAGCGTGCTGCGCCAGCTTTACCGGCGCGACCACCTTTCGCAGGTGCTGGCCACCTTTGCCTTGATTCTCATCATCAACGAGGTGGTGCGGATGATCTGGGGTTCGCAACCCCTGTTGCTCTCAGCACCTGAGGCGCTTTCTGGGCCGGTGGAGATTCTGCCCGGCCTGTACTACCCGGCCTTTCGCCTGGTCATCATCGGGGTCGGGCTTCTGGTAGCGCTGCTTTTGTTCTGGCTGGTTAACCGCACAAAGGTAGGCATGTGGCTTCGGGCTGGGGCTTCCAACCGCGAGATGGCTCAGGCTATGGGTGTGCCCATCAAGCCCCTCTTCACACTGCTGTTTGGGGTGGGGGCCGGGCTCTCTGCCATCGCCGGAGCCTTCCTGGGACCCATTCTGGCTGTGCAGATCGGCATGGGTGAGAGCATCTTGATTCTGGCCTTCGTGGTGATCGTGATTGGCGGCATCGGCTCCATCAAGGGGGCCCTGGTAGGGGCTTTGCTGGTGGGCTTGATGGACACCGCCGGGCGGGCTTTTCTGCCGCTGCTGCTCTCCCAGGTGGCCTCGCCAGAAGTGGCCTCCAACCTGGGGCCAGCCCTGGCCTCGATCCTGATTTATCTGCTGATGGCGGTGGTGCTTTTTTTGAAGCCACAGGGGCTCTTTCCGGTACGGACATAG
- the asnS gene encoding asparagine--tRNA ligase has product MQRVFIEEIAKYDGQEVSIRGWLTSRRSKGKIHFLQLRDGTGFLQATAFKGELPDEQFEEADHLPQETALEVQGLVRADSRAPGGYELSLRGLKVIARPSREYPITPKEHGVDFLMDHRHLYLRHRRAWAVLRVRDELERAIHDFFHARGFVRLDAPILTPNAVEGTTDLFEVDLFDGEKAYLSQSGQLYAEAGAMAFGKVYTFGPTFRAERSKTRRHLLEFWMVEPEVAFMTHEENMQLQEELVIYLVGRVLENKKLELELLERDTTVLESTAQGKYPRITYTQAVEMVNQLAQRPELELTPLQWGDDFGAPHEAALTAQFDRPIFVEKYPAAIKAFYMQPDPSDPRLVLNADMLAPEGVGEIIGGSQRIHDPELLRQKIREHNLPEEVFDWYMDLRLYGTVPHAGFGIGLERTVRWICGIEHIREAIPFPRMYTRMRP; this is encoded by the coding sequence GTGCAAAGGGTTTTCATTGAAGAAATCGCAAAATACGACGGCCAAGAGGTCAGCATCCGGGGGTGGCTCACCAGCCGGCGCTCCAAGGGCAAAATTCACTTTTTGCAGCTGCGCGATGGCACCGGCTTCCTACAGGCCACCGCGTTCAAGGGTGAGCTGCCCGACGAACAGTTTGAGGAGGCCGACCACCTACCCCAGGAAACCGCCCTGGAGGTGCAGGGGCTGGTGCGCGCCGACAGCCGGGCACCAGGGGGCTATGAGCTTTCGCTGCGAGGGCTAAAGGTAATTGCCCGGCCCAGTCGGGAGTACCCCATCACCCCCAAGGAGCACGGGGTAGACTTCCTGATGGACCACCGCCACCTGTATCTGCGCCACCGCCGGGCCTGGGCGGTGCTGCGGGTGCGCGATGAGCTCGAGCGGGCCATCCACGACTTCTTTCACGCCCGGGGCTTTGTCCGGCTGGATGCCCCCATCCTGACCCCCAACGCCGTGGAGGGCACCACCGACCTGTTCGAGGTAGACCTGTTCGACGGCGAGAAGGCCTACCTCTCGCAGTCGGGCCAGCTTTATGCCGAGGCCGGGGCCATGGCCTTTGGCAAGGTCTACACCTTTGGCCCCACCTTCCGGGCCGAGCGCAGCAAAACCCGGCGGCATCTGCTGGAGTTCTGGATGGTTGAGCCGGAAGTGGCCTTCATGACCCACGAGGAGAACATGCAGCTACAGGAGGAGCTGGTGATCTACCTGGTGGGACGGGTACTGGAAAACAAAAAGCTCGAGCTCGAGCTGCTCGAGCGCGATACAACCGTGCTGGAGAGCACCGCACAGGGCAAGTACCCTCGCATTACCTATACCCAGGCGGTAGAGATGGTCAACCAGCTGGCCCAGAGGCCCGAACTCGAGCTCACCCCCCTGCAGTGGGGCGACGACTTTGGCGCCCCGCACGAAGCCGCCCTCACCGCGCAGTTCGACCGGCCCATTTTTGTGGAAAAGTATCCGGCAGCCATCAAGGCTTTCTACATGCAGCCCGACCCCAGCGACCCACGCCTGGTACTCAACGCCGACATGCTGGCCCCCGAGGGTGTGGGCGAGATTATCGGGGGCTCACAGCGCATCCACGACCCCGAGCTGCTGCGCCAGAAGATTCGCGAACACAACCTGCCCGAAGAAGTCTTTGATTGGTATATGGACCTGAGGCTATATGGAACCGTGCCACACGCGGGGTTTGGCATCGGCCTCGAGCGTACCGTGCGCTGGATCTGCGGCATTGAGCACATCCGCGAGGCCATCCCGTTCCCGCGCATGTACACCCGGATGCGACCCTGA
- a CDS encoding branched-chain amino acid ABC transporter permease, which translates to MRWFFPVVLLSLLLAFPPIAAATGLEFYQGLLTKIMVYALAASSLNLILGYGGMVSFGHAAYFGLGAYAVAILMREGVTSAWVIWVAAVGLSGLLALLIGVISLRTRGVYFIMITLAFAQMIYYLVVSFKQYGGEDGLRARRPEFGLFELNDTTLYYLTLGVLLAALYLMHRLVHSRFGRVLQAIRENESRALALGYPVFRFQLVAFVLAGAIAGLAGVLMAHYTQYVSPSLLAWQQSGHLMMMVILGGVGQFWGGVLGAAVLSLVEEVLQDLTIHWQLGVGVILLLIVLFAPQGLAGLLRRKV; encoded by the coding sequence ATGCGCTGGTTCTTTCCCGTGGTTTTACTAAGCCTGCTGCTGGCCTTCCCCCCCATCGCTGCTGCTACGGGCCTCGAGTTCTACCAGGGCCTCCTCACCAAAATTATGGTCTACGCCCTGGCCGCCAGCAGCCTGAACCTGATTCTGGGCTACGGGGGGATGGTGAGCTTCGGACACGCGGCCTACTTTGGCCTGGGTGCCTACGCGGTGGCCATACTGATGCGCGAAGGCGTCACCTCGGCCTGGGTCATCTGGGTAGCAGCAGTGGGCTTGAGCGGACTCTTAGCCCTCCTGATCGGGGTCATCAGCCTGCGCACGCGAGGGGTCTACTTCATCATGATCACCCTGGCCTTCGCCCAGATGATCTACTACCTGGTGGTCTCCTTCAAGCAGTATGGCGGCGAGGACGGTCTCAGGGCCCGGCGACCGGAGTTTGGACTTTTTGAGCTGAACGACACCACGCTGTACTACCTGACCCTGGGGGTGCTGCTGGCCGCGCTTTATTTGATGCACAGGCTGGTGCACTCGAGGTTTGGGCGGGTCTTGCAGGCCATCCGGGAAAACGAGTCCCGCGCCCTGGCCCTGGGCTATCCGGTCTTCCGCTTTCAGCTAGTGGCTTTTGTACTGGCCGGGGCTATAGCGGGCCTGGCCGGGGTGCTGATGGCCCATTACACCCAGTACGTCTCGCCCAGCCTGCTGGCCTGGCAGCAGTCCGGCCACCTGATGATGATGGTCATCCTGGGTGGGGTGGGCCAGTTCTGGGGTGGGGTGCTGGGGGCAGCGGTGCTCTCGCTGGTGGAAGAGGTGCTGCAGGACCTGACCATTCACTGGCAGCTTGGGGTGGGGGTGATCCTGCTTTTGATTGTGCTCTTTGCCCCCCAGGGCCTGGCCGGGCTTTTGCGGAGGAAGGTATGA
- the dnaE gene encoding DNA polymerase III subunit alpha — MATDLNPQNRHNPSTCPACKFAHLHQHTQFSLLDGAARLKDLLKWVKQVSPEEPMLAMTDHGNMFGAVQFYKYASEMGVKPIIGYEAYVAAESRFDRKQGKGLDGGYFHLTLLAQNMEGYQNLSRLASRAYLEGFYGKPRIDREILREHNAGIIALSGCLGAEIPQFILQERFEDAEKRLQEYLAIFGPERYFIEIQDHGLAEQHKVNKVLKEFADKYGLGLVATNDGHYVRKDDAEAHAVLLAVQSKATWDDPNRWKFPCDEFYVKSPEEMRQTFDDEKELWGSRMDELFDNSVNIGRMCNVELVPKKVQYRIPKYPLPEGRTEVIYFRELTFNGLLKRYPERVTPELYREFLRKIGRPVPHGDGEMLALELARIEDLEATRAHLPELKEGIEWDGWAILSRAIYELSVVERMGFPGYLLIVGDFINWAKDHGISVGPGRGSAAGSLVTYATRITNIDPLAYNLLFERFLNPARVSMPDIDTDFSDVRRGEVIEYVRQRYGDEMVAQIGTFGTLAAKAAIKDAARVFGLPVKKADELAKLIPVTFGKPMPLDKAVEAIPDLRAEMEKDPLVKRVLEVAQKLEGLSRQSSVHAAGVVISDVPLRDYIPLMRAGDTGAKVTQYDMGSVEALGFLKMDFLGLRTLSFLDECKRIVKESKGVELDFDNLPIDDSKTFELLGRGETKGVFQLDSAGMTSAVRGLKPRRIQDIIALGALYRPGPMENIPTYIRRHHGREEVSYPQFPNAEKYIRPILEETYGIPVYQEQIMQIATAVAGYSLGEADLLRRAMGKKKMEEMVKQRAQFKEGAAKKGIPADEADRLFDLLEAFANYGFNKSHAAAYAILTYQTAYVKAHFPVEFFAAVLTVERHDSDKVAEYIRAARIAGVEVLPPDINQSGFSFRALEKSVLFGLSAVKNVGETPTELILKERERGGPYKSLPDFLRRLDGTVANKRVVESLIKAGAFDAFGPRGPMLAALDDLLKWAQSERELAQSGMMGLFGEAQEPVIPKAPLLDALTELRMEKEALGIYVTGHPLSRYEGLREAASCTVEELPQAFAEHQGSRNLANGGDSRLPRQGMVLVNSGDSRLSRQGIAQRVRLLLAGMVEGIVRKPTKSGGMLVRFTLADETGAVEVVAFGRAYDKISPRIAEDAAVLVLVEVEPEGEGESLRVVAQDVFPYSELEGLPRVLELELDLALLDEEKLLELRSRLDEASGPLPVQLKVRGPGGWAMIEAREVKVSEQAPGLLQDLDWLEARLIPDREMLLGYGKPAEGNFRNQKGSDQGPVVPF, encoded by the coding sequence ATGGCTACCGACCTAAATCCACAGAACCGGCATAACCCCAGTACCTGCCCAGCTTGTAAATTTGCCCACCTGCACCAGCACACCCAGTTCAGTCTGCTGGATGGGGCGGCGAGGCTCAAAGACCTGCTCAAGTGGGTCAAGCAGGTCTCGCCCGAGGAGCCCATGCTGGCCATGACCGACCACGGCAACATGTTCGGGGCGGTGCAGTTTTACAAATATGCCAGTGAGATGGGGGTCAAGCCCATTATCGGCTACGAGGCCTATGTGGCGGCGGAATCGCGCTTCGACCGCAAGCAGGGCAAGGGGCTGGACGGGGGCTACTTTCACCTCACGTTGCTGGCCCAGAATATGGAGGGCTACCAGAACCTCTCCCGCCTGGCCAGCCGGGCCTACCTCGAGGGCTTCTATGGCAAACCCCGCATCGACCGCGAGATCCTGCGCGAGCACAACGCTGGCATTATTGCGCTGTCGGGCTGTCTAGGGGCCGAGATTCCGCAGTTCATCCTGCAGGAGCGCTTTGAGGACGCCGAAAAACGCCTGCAGGAGTACCTCGCGATTTTCGGCCCTGAGCGCTACTTTATCGAGATTCAAGACCACGGCCTGGCCGAACAACACAAGGTGAACAAAGTTTTGAAGGAGTTCGCCGACAAGTACGGCCTGGGCCTGGTGGCCACCAACGATGGCCATTACGTAAGAAAAGACGACGCCGAGGCCCACGCGGTGCTGCTGGCGGTGCAGTCCAAGGCCACCTGGGACGACCCAAACCGCTGGAAGTTCCCCTGCGACGAGTTTTACGTCAAGAGCCCCGAGGAGATGCGCCAGACCTTTGACGACGAAAAAGAGCTCTGGGGCAGCCGCATGGACGAGCTCTTCGACAACTCGGTGAACATCGGGCGGATGTGCAACGTGGAGCTGGTGCCCAAAAAAGTGCAGTACCGCATCCCCAAATACCCGCTGCCCGAGGGCCGTACCGAGGTGATCTATTTCCGCGAGCTCACATTTAACGGGCTGCTCAAGCGTTACCCCGAACGGGTAACCCCTGAGCTATACCGGGAGTTTCTGCGCAAGATAGGTCGTCCGGTGCCGCATGGCGATGGGGAGATGCTGGCTTTGGAGCTGGCCCGCATCGAGGACCTCGAGGCCACCCGGGCCCACCTGCCCGAACTAAAGGAAGGTATCGAATGGGATGGGTGGGCCATTCTGTCCCGTGCCATCTACGAGCTCTCGGTGGTGGAGCGCATGGGTTTTCCGGGTTATCTGCTTATCGTGGGCGACTTCATCAACTGGGCCAAGGACCACGGCATCTCGGTGGGGCCGGGCCGCGGCTCGGCGGCGGGTTCACTGGTCACCTATGCTACCCGCATTACCAACATCGACCCCCTGGCCTATAACCTGCTTTTTGAGCGCTTCCTCAACCCGGCCCGGGTTTCCATGCCCGATATCGATACCGACTTTTCCGACGTGCGCCGGGGTGAGGTGATTGAGTATGTGCGCCAGCGCTACGGCGACGAGATGGTCGCCCAGATCGGTACCTTTGGTACGCTGGCGGCCAAAGCCGCCATCAAAGACGCGGCGCGGGTGTTTGGGCTGCCGGTCAAAAAGGCTGACGAACTGGCCAAGCTCATTCCGGTGACTTTTGGCAAGCCGATGCCGCTGGACAAGGCCGTGGAAGCCATCCCCGACCTGCGGGCCGAGATGGAGAAAGACCCGCTGGTCAAGCGGGTGCTCGAGGTGGCCCAGAAGCTCGAGGGCCTTTCGCGCCAGAGCAGCGTGCACGCCGCCGGGGTGGTCATCTCCGACGTACCCCTGCGCGACTACATTCCTTTGATGCGGGCTGGGGACACCGGGGCCAAGGTGACCCAGTACGACATGGGTTCGGTGGAGGCCTTGGGGTTTTTGAAAATGGACTTTTTGGGCCTGCGGACGCTTTCCTTCCTGGATGAGTGCAAACGCATCGTCAAAGAGTCCAAAGGGGTCGAACTCGATTTTGATAACCTGCCCATCGATGATTCCAAGACCTTTGAGCTGTTGGGCCGGGGGGAGACCAAGGGGGTTTTTCAGCTCGACTCAGCTGGCATGACCAGTGCGGTGCGGGGCCTCAAGCCGCGCCGCATCCAGGACATTATCGCCCTGGGCGCCCTTTATCGGCCCGGCCCCATGGAGAACATTCCCACCTACATCCGCCGCCACCACGGGCGCGAGGAGGTGAGCTATCCGCAGTTCCCCAACGCCGAGAAGTACATCCGGCCCATCCTGGAAGAGACCTACGGGATTCCGGTTTACCAGGAGCAAATCATGCAGATCGCCACTGCTGTGGCCGGCTACAGCCTGGGCGAGGCCGACCTGCTGCGGCGGGCCATGGGCAAAAAGAAGATGGAGGAGATGGTCAAGCAGCGGGCGCAGTTCAAGGAAGGGGCGGCCAAAAAGGGCATTCCCGCCGACGAAGCCGACCGTCTGTTCGACCTGCTCGAGGCCTTCGCTAACTACGGCTTCAACAAAAGCCACGCGGCGGCTTACGCCATACTGACCTACCAGACTGCCTACGTAAAAGCCCACTTCCCGGTAGAGTTTTTTGCTGCGGTGCTCACGGTCGAACGCCACGACTCCGATAAAGTGGCGGAGTACATCCGGGCAGCCCGCATCGCCGGGGTGGAGGTGCTTCCCCCCGATATCAACCAGTCGGGCTTTAGTTTCCGGGCGCTGGAAAAGAGCGTGCTGTTTGGGCTGTCGGCAGTAAAAAACGTGGGCGAAACGCCCACCGAGCTTATCCTCAAAGAGCGCGAGCGAGGGGGGCCTTACAAATCGTTGCCGGACTTCCTGCGGCGGCTCGATGGAACCGTGGCCAACAAGCGGGTGGTGGAGTCGCTGATTAAGGCCGGGGCTTTTGATGCTTTTGGCCCTCGAGGCCCCATGCTGGCGGCGCTTGACGACCTACTCAAGTGGGCCCAGTCCGAACGCGAGCTGGCCCAGTCGGGCATGATGGGGCTTTTTGGTGAGGCGCAGGAGCCCGTAATCCCCAAGGCCCCGCTGCTGGATGCCTTAACCGAGCTTCGCATGGAAAAAGAGGCCCTGGGCATCTATGTAACTGGGCATCCGCTTTCACGCTACGAGGGGCTGCGGGAAGCCGCAAGCTGTACGGTGGAGGAGTTGCCTCAGGCTTTTGCCGAACACCAAGGCAGCCGCAACCTGGCAAACGGCGGCGATAGCCGTCTGCCCCGACAGGGGATGGTCTTGGTGAACAGCGGCGATAGCCGTCTGTCCCGACAGGGGATCGCCCAGCGGGTGCGATTGCTTTTGGCAGGCATGGTGGAGGGTATTGTGCGCAAGCCGACCAAGTCGGGTGGAATGCTGGTGCGCTTTACCCTGGCGGACGAGACCGGGGCGGTAGAGGTGGTGGCCTTTGGCCGGGCCTACGACAAAATTTCCCCCCGCATCGCCGAGGACGCCGCGGTGCTGGTGCTGGTGGAGGTGGAGCCCGAGGGCGAGGGGGAGAGCCTGCGGGTGGTGGCGCAGGATGTGTTTCCTTACAGCGAGCTCGAGGGCCTGCCCAGGGTGCTGGAGCTCGAGCTAGACCTGGCCTTGCTCGACGAAGAAAAACTCCTGGAGCTGCGCAGCCGACTCGATGAGGCCTCCGGGCCGCTGCCGGTACAGCTCAAGGTGCGGGGGCCGGGGGGCTGGGCCATGATCGAAGCCCGCGAGGTCAAGGTGAGCGAGCAGGCTCCTGGGTTGTTGCAAGACCTGGACTGGCTCGAGGCCCGCTTGATTCCCGACCGTGAGATGCTGCTGGGCTATGGCAAGCCGGCCGAGGGCAACTTTAGGAACCAAAAAGGATCGGATCAGGGGCCGGTGGTTCCGTTCTAA
- a CDS encoding alpha/beta hydrolase, whose amino-acid sequence MSEPSWYELEYSPRLTVPEAPEYFRRWAQAAQVARDTLPHQRNLAYGDGPNETLDLFLAENSRYLLVFIHGGYWRAFDKDDFSWLAPPLVARSISLAVLNYALCPAVSIGQITEQCRRAVAWLYQAAPRYGLEGVPLLISGHSAGGHLTAEMFATPWDRYSLPSEAIAGGISISGLFDLEPLIQVSFNADLRLDVESARACSPVYKTPTLRAPLVLAVGALESSEFHHQSHLLKAAWPENCSEVRSVPGRHHFNVLDELANPDSPVWASFIPDSVSSSPNGDELTRPKGVL is encoded by the coding sequence ATGAGCGAGCCTTCCTGGTACGAACTCGAGTACAGCCCCCGCCTAACGGTGCCGGAGGCCCCGGAATACTTCCGGCGCTGGGCCCAGGCAGCCCAAGTTGCCCGCGATACCCTGCCACACCAGCGCAACCTGGCCTACGGCGACGGCCCCAACGAGACCCTCGACCTCTTTCTGGCTGAGAACAGCCGCTACCTGCTGGTCTTCATCCACGGCGGCTACTGGCGGGCCTTCGACAAGGACGATTTCTCCTGGCTGGCCCCGCCGCTGGTGGCCCGGAGCATAAGCCTGGCGGTGCTTAACTATGCGCTCTGCCCAGCCGTGAGCATCGGCCAGATCACCGAACAATGTCGGCGGGCGGTGGCCTGGCTCTACCAGGCGGCCCCACGGTATGGCCTGGAGGGAGTGCCCCTGCTGATCAGCGGGCACTCCGCAGGGGGGCACCTGACTGCCGAGATGTTCGCCACCCCCTGGGATCGCTATAGCCTCCCCTCAGAAGCCATTGCCGGGGGCATCTCCATTAGCGGTTTGTTCGATCTAGAGCCGTTGATTCAAGTGTCGTTCAACGCCGATCTAAGGCTCGATGTGGAAAGCGCCAGGGCTTGCAGTCCTGTCTACAAAACCCCCACCCTGCGGGCCCCGCTGGTGCTGGCGGTGGGCGCGCTGGAGTCCAGCGAGTTCCACCACCAAAGCCACCTGCTGAAGGCAGCCTGGCCCGAGAATTGCAGCGAAGTAAGGTCGGTACCGGGCCGACACCACTTCAACGTCCTGGACGAACTCGCCAATCCAGACAGCCCGGTGTGGGCATCTTTTATACCAGATTCGGTTAGTTCGTCACCGAACGGTGACGAACTAACCCGACCGAAGGGAGTGCTCTAG
- a CDS encoding ABC transporter ATP-binding protein, which yields MSLLELVGLSRHFGGLLAVNNCSLSVAPGEIHALIGPNGAGKTTLINLITGVLKPSGGRVRFQGEDITHLPAHLRVHRGLARTFQITNLFKNQTVRANLELAVQARSGSSFRFWQPAAREKHLTEAALAVAEQIGLARRFEVVVGRLSHGEQRALEVGLALASRPKLLLLDEPMAGMGLEESEKMVELIARLAQQHSILLVEHDMGAVFRLAQRISVLVYGQVIASGSPAEIRANPEVHKAYLGEEGDTA from the coding sequence ATGAGCCTGCTGGAGTTGGTGGGGCTCAGCAGGCACTTTGGCGGTCTGCTGGCGGTAAACAACTGCAGCCTGAGCGTGGCCCCAGGCGAGATCCACGCCCTGATCGGGCCTAATGGGGCCGGCAAGACCACCCTGATCAACCTGATCACCGGCGTGCTCAAGCCCAGCGGTGGGCGGGTGCGCTTCCAGGGTGAAGACATCACCCATCTGCCCGCCCACCTGAGGGTGCACCGGGGCCTGGCCCGCACCTTCCAGATCACCAACCTGTTCAAGAACCAAACCGTTCGGGCCAACCTCGAGCTGGCCGTGCAGGCCCGCTCGGGCAGCAGCTTCCGTTTCTGGCAGCCGGCCGCACGGGAAAAGCACCTGACCGAAGCGGCCCTGGCCGTGGCCGAACAGATCGGGCTGGCCCGGCGCTTCGAGGTGGTGGTGGGCCGACTCTCCCACGGGGAGCAGCGGGCCCTCGAGGTAGGCCTGGCCCTGGCCTCTCGTCCCAAACTCCTGCTGCTGGACGAGCCCATGGCCGGGATGGGCCTGGAGGAATCGGAAAAGATGGTTGAGCTGATTGCTCGCCTGGCGCAGCAGCACAGCATCCTGCTGGTCGAGCACGACATGGGCGCGGTCTTCCGGCTGGCGCAGCGCATCTCGGTACTGGTCTACGGTCAAGTGATCGCCTCGGGGAGCCCGGCGGAAATCCGGGCCAACCCGGAGGTGCACAAAGCCTACCTGGGCGAGGAGGGGGATACAGCGTGA
- a CDS encoding 2-phosphosulfolactate phosphatase gives MRLRADLVPQDNLSYPDVVLVVDVIRATTTATAYLEAGASALYFTSSLESARAFRDTDVILAGEEGGLKPAGFDYGNSPREALEAPVGGKIVVMCTTNGTRTAHLASRSAKHVLLASLYNAHAAARLAHQLATEEVAILCAGKEGRIGLDDVYTAGVLAEFLQIMGSYELEDGALTALTTRRAYPDPLEPLHLSGAAQALRQVGLEADVPFCAQIAASPAVAMLEGRVGEALIFTRAQRPTNSSSSQVPAL, from the coding sequence ATGCGCTTACGGGCTGATCTAGTTCCCCAGGACAACCTGAGCTACCCCGATGTGGTGCTGGTAGTAGACGTGATTCGGGCCACAACCACCGCGACGGCCTATTTAGAGGCGGGGGCCAGCGCTTTGTACTTCACCTCCAGCCTGGAAAGCGCCCGGGCCTTCCGCGACACCGATGTGATACTGGCCGGTGAGGAAGGGGGACTCAAACCCGCAGGTTTTGACTACGGCAACTCGCCGAGGGAAGCGCTGGAGGCGCCGGTGGGCGGAAAAATTGTGGTGATGTGCACTACCAACGGCACCCGTACCGCACACCTGGCCTCCCGTAGCGCCAAACACGTGCTGCTGGCCTCGCTCTATAACGCCCACGCCGCAGCCCGTTTGGCGCACCAGCTTGCTACCGAGGAAGTTGCTATTTTGTGTGCGGGCAAAGAAGGGCGGATTGGGCTGGACGATGTGTATACCGCAGGTGTGCTGGCTGAGTTTTTGCAGATTATGGGTTCTTATGAACTCGAGGATGGGGCGCTTACAGCCCTTACCACGCGCCGGGCCTACCCCGATCCACTCGAGCCCCTCCACCTGTCCGGTGCTGCCCAGGCCCTGCGCCAGGTGGGACTCGAGGCCGATGTGCCTTTCTGTGCCCAGATTGCAGCCTCGCCTGCGGTGGCGATGCTTGAAGGGCGGGTGGGGGAGGCCCTTATTTTCACACGAGCCCAGCGCCCGACCAACAGCAGCTCGAGCCAGGTTCCGGCCCTATAG